In Zingiber officinale cultivar Zhangliang chromosome 6A, Zo_v1.1, whole genome shotgun sequence, a single genomic region encodes these proteins:
- the LOC121997466 gene encoding stearoyl-[acyl-carrier-protein] 9-desaturase, chloroplastic-like produces MACQVAVSPSRSSFAMLTGVTAGSRKLAAAATAGNRSRVEIPEKVNVPRHRHAEVTHTLPPQKLEIFKTLEKWAESDLLPHLKPVDDCWQPQDFLPDPTSESFHDEVAELRRRSRDLPDDYLVCLVGDLVTEEALPTYQTFLNNLDGIRDETGASLTPWAVWTRAWTAEENRHGDLLNKYLYLTGRVDMRKIEKTIQYLTRAGMDFRTENSPYSGFIYTSFQERATSISHGNTARLAKAHGDAELARICGTIAADEKRHEAAYAKIVEKLFEVDPDGTVLAFADRMRKKVSMPACLMFDGRDGDLFAHFSAVAQRVGVYTAKDYADILQFLIRRWKVEELPGLSPEGRAAQEFLCGLAPKIRRVEERAQAKAKSKGAAAAARGIAFSWIFDREVQL; encoded by the exons ATGGCGTGTCAAGTGGCGGTGTCCCCGTCCAGGTCCTCCTTCGCCATGCTCACCGGCGTTACGGCTGGCTCTCGAAAGCTCGCTGCGGCCGCCACCGCTGGAAA TCGTAGTAGGGTTGAAATCCCAGAGAAAGTCAACGTTCCTCGGCACAGACACGCGGAAGTCACGCACACCCTCCCGCCGCAGAAGCTCGAGATCTTCAAAACCCTTGAGAAATGGGCGGAATCCGACCTCCTCCCCCACCTGAAGCCCGTCGATGACTGCTGGCAGCCGCAGGACTTCCTTCCCGACCCCACCTCCGAGAGCTTCCACGACGAGGTGGCGGAGCTCCGCCGCCGCTCCCGCGACCTCCCTGACGACTACCTCGTCTGCCTCGTGGGCGACCTGGTCACAGAGGAGGCGCTCCCCACCTACCAGACCTTCCTGAACAACCTCGACGGCATCCGCGACGAGACGGGGGCCAGCCTCACGCCATGGGCCGTCTGGACCAGGGCCTGGACGGCGGAGGAGAACCGCCACGGCGATCTCCTCAACAAGTACCTGTACCTCACCGGCCGCGTCGACATGAGGAAGATCGAGAAGACGATTCAGTACCTGACGCGTGCCGGAATG GATTTCCGGACGGAGAACAGCCCGTACAGCGGTTTCATCTACACGTCGTTCCAGGAGCGGGCCACGTCCATCTCCCACGGCAACACGGCGCGGCTGGCGAAGGCGCACGGCGACGCGGAGCTGGCTCGGATCTGCGGCACCATCGCGGCGGACGAGAAGCGGCACGAGGCGGCCTACGCCAAGATCGTCGAGAAGCTGTTCGAGGTGGACCCGGACGGAACCGTCCTGGCCTTCGCTGACCGGATGAGGAAGAAGGTCTCCATGCCGGCATGCCTCATGTTCGACGGCCGCGACGGCGACCTCTTCGCGCACTTCTCGGCGGTGGCACAGCGGGTGGGCGTGTACACCGCCAAGGACTACGCCGACATTCTCCAGTTCCTCATCCGGCGGTGGAAGGTGGAGGAGCTGCCGGGGCTGTCGCCGGAGGGGAGGGCGGCGCAGGAATTCTTGTGCGGCCTGGCTCCAAAGATCAGGAGGGTGGAGGAGAGGGCGCAGGCGAAGGCCAAGTCCAAGggcgcggcggcggcggcgcgcGGCATCGCATTTAGTTGGATCTTTGACAGGGAAGTGCAGCTCTAG
- the LOC121997468 gene encoding ankyrin repeat and SAM domain-containing protein 6-like, translated as MYADLVAAGRKRSIKDRLNGVSAEEPRRITFPNAKRQCQSEGILRNDTFKDNRSAVPPKIDAEDLRHKLQRKGLQQQTVSGSYLPGKLPGSGTMRQQSITSEKLPVTLHQQLIKSEKLAGPLRQHSASSNSLKNKAVAGPASNETLAVTEKAPVLVLSNKISLKKPEVSVDSFLQSLGLEKYAIAFKVEEIDMTALKHMTDKDLKTIGLPMGPRKKILLALKSKT; from the exons ATGTACGCCGATCTGGTGGCCGCAGGAAGGAAGAGGTCCATCAAAGATCGCCTCAATGGTGTCTCGGCAGAGGAGCCCCGCCGGATCACGTTTCCGAACGCCAAAAG GCAATGCCAGAGCGAAGGAATACTGAGAAATGATACCTTTAAGGATAATAGATCTGCAGTTCCAC CCAAAATTGATGCTGAAGACCTTCGGCATAAGCTTCAAAGAAAAGGTTTGCAGCAGCAGACAGTTTCGGGGTCATACCTTCCTGGGAAATTGCCTGGAAGTGGAACTATGCGCCAACAGTCCATCACAAGTGAGAAATTACCTGTGACTCTTCATCAGCAGCTAATCAAATCTGAAAAGTTAGCTGGACCTTTGCGGCAACATTCTGCAAGTAGCAATTCGTTAAAAAATAAGGCAGTAGCTGGACCTGCATCAAATGAAACTCTTGCTGTAACAGAAAAGGCTCCTGTTCTAGTTTTGTCGAACAAAATCTCACTCAAAAAG CCTGAAGTTTCAGTTGACAGTTTCCTGCAGTCATTAGGTTTAGAGAAATATGCAATAGCATTCAAAGTTGAAGAG ATTGATATGACAGCTCTTAAACACATGACCGACAAGGATTTAAAGACAATAGGCCTTCCTATG GGTCCTAGGAAAAAGATACTATTGGCTCTCAAATCCAAAACCTAA
- the LOC121994312 gene encoding cytochrome b561 and DOMON domain-containing protein At4g12980-like, with translation MAARAALLILLAVLLFSGVVRGNAAGSCSSMSFPSNRVYAACSDLPRLSSSLHWTYEGGKGFGSLSFAFVAPPPSQSGWVSWAINPSGGGMIGCQALIAFRQPDGAMGVKTYNVTGYGPVSEGPIAYETSDLAAEFTGGAMRMFGKMKLPEGTTVVKQVWQVGAEVVDGVPQKHDFKPENLESMGTVDLLSGGISGAGSSASRNKNTHGILCAVSWGVLLPLGQIFARYLKTFKSADPAWFYLHISCQTLGYVIGVAGWATGLVLGNKSKGIVHTNHRNIGITLFTFCTLQVFALFLRPNKDHKYRLYWNIYHHSIGYSVIILSIVNIFKGMDILAVEQKWRTGYIVAICILGGVALILEIITWTIVLKRKSGKPKERPTFHV, from the exons ATGGCGGCTCGAGCTGCCCTCCTTATTCTTCTCGCTGTACTCCTTTTCTCTGGCGTCGTCAGAGGCAACGCCGCGGGATCGTGCTCCTCGATGTCCTTCCCGTCGAACCGGGTCTACGCCGCCTGCAGCGACCTCCCTCGCCTCTCCTCCTCGCTGCACTGGACATACGAGGGAGGGAAAGGATTCGGAAGCCTCTCCTTCGCCTTCGTGGCTCCGCCTCCGAGTCAGTCGGGGTGGGTGTCGTGGGCGATTAACCCGTCAGGCGGCGGAATGATCGGGTGCCAGGCTCTTATCGCCTTCCGCCAGCCCGACGGCGCGATGGGGGTGAAGACCTACAACGTCACCGGGTACGGACCTGTCTCCGAGGGTCCGATCGCGTACGAGACGTCGGATCTGGCGGCGGAGTTCACCGGTGGCGCCATGCGGATGTTCGGGAAGATGAAGCTGCCAGAGGGGACGACGGTGGTGAAGCAGGTGTGGCAGGTGGGGGCGGAGGTCGTGGATGGCGTGCCCCAGAAGCACGATTTCAAGCCGGAGAATTTGGAGTCGATGGGGACGGTGGATCTCCTCAGCGGAGGAATTTCCGGCGCCGGGTCTTCAGCATCTAGAAACAAAAAT ACCCATGGAATTCTTTGTGCTGTCAGTTGGGGTGTTTTGCTTCCACTGGGTCAAATATTTGCCAGATATCTGAAGACATTCAAGTCCGCAGACCCTGCATGGTTTTACCTCCATATTTCCTGCCAGACGCTTGGCTATGTCATTGGTGTTGCTGGCTGGGCAACTGGTCTTGTCCTTGGAAACAAATCCAAGGGCATTGTGCACACCAATCACAGGAACATTGGCATCACCCTCTTCACTTTTTGCACTTTACAA GTTTTTGCACTATTTCTGAGACCAAACAAGGATCACAAATATAGATTATACTGGAACATCTACCATCACTCCATTGGATATAGTGTAATCATCCTGAGCATCGTCAATATTTTCAAAGGCATGGACATATTAGCAGTTGAGCAAAAATGGAGGACAGGGTACATTGTGGCAATCTGTATTTTGGGGGGCGTGGCCTTGATCTTGGAGATCATCACCTGGACCATAGTTCTCAAAAGGAAGTCTGGGAAACCTAAGGAGAGACCCACTTTTCATGTTTGA
- the LOC121997469 gene encoding pentatricopeptide repeat-containing protein At1g77360, mitochondrial-like, which produces MKPRIPSSAKGSAFWKTINAPPPPPPATGTTSSVGKIRAYSSERALMLAPETVNPCQKLCKIMLSCPNAGIEQALDASGIRASPEVSEQVLLRLQNAGMLAYRFFDWARRQDRGFAHTVRAYHSTVSALAKIRQYKLMWELVAAMRADASLNVETFCIIMRKYARAHKVDKALYTFDVMEKYGVAPNLAALTGLLSALCKSKNVREAQKVFDRMCNRFQPDAKTYSILLEGWGRAPNLSKMREVFREMVDQGCEPDIVTYGIIVDALCKAGHIEEAVDVVRDMGRRGCVPTPFIYSVLVHTYGVERRIEDAVDTFLEMERNGIKPDVVVYNALISAFCKANKFGNAFRVVGDMEDKSIAPVSRTFNIILNGLISNGRNDEAYKVFRRMIKCCDPDSDTYTMIIKMFCDNNMLETALKVWKYMEKKQFLPTMHTFAVLINGLCERGEISRACVMLEDMMEKGIRPPGTTFGKLRHLLLKEGRKDVLEFLVAKMNVLIEEPLYD; this is translated from the coding sequence ATGAAACCTCGAATCCCTTCTTCCGCCAAAGGCTCTGCTTTCTGGAAGACCATCAacgcgccgccgccgccgccgccggctaCAGGGACGACGAGTTCTGTAGGAAAAATAAGAGCCTACAGCTCAGAGAGAGCCTTAATGCTGGCGCCGGAGACCGTCAATCCCTGCCAAAAGCTGTGCAAGATCATGCTTTCCTGCCCCAACGCCGGTATCGAGCAAGCCCTCGATGCCAGCGGCATCCGCGCATCCCCCGAAGTCTCCGAACAGGTACTCCTGCGACTCCAGAACGCCGGCATGCTCGCCTACCGCTTCTTCGACTGGGCCCGCCGCCAGGACCGCGGCTTCGCCCACACCGTTCGCGCCTATCACTCCACCGTCTCCGCCCTTGCCAAGATCCGCCAGTACAAACTCATGTGGGAGCTGGTCGCCGCCATGCGCGCCGACGCCTCCCTCAACGTCGAGACCTTCTGCATTATCATGCGCAAGTACGCCCGTGCACACAAGGTCGACAAGGCCCTCTACACCTTCGACGTCATGGAGAAGTACGGCGTCGCGCCCAACCTAGCCGCCCTCACCGGACTCCTCTCCGCGCTCTGCAAGTCCAAGAACGTCCGTGAGGCCCAGAAGGTGTTCGACAGAATGTGTAACCGGTTCCAGCCCGACGCCAAGACCTACAGCATCCTGCTCGAAGGGTGGGGAAGGGCGCCCAATCTGTCCAAGATGCGGGAGGTTTTCCGAGAAATGGTCGATCAAGGATGCGAGCCGGACATTGTCACATATGGCATCATTGTCGATGCCCTGTGCAAGGCAGGGCACATAGAGGAGGCAGTTGACGTTGTTCGAGACATGGGCCGTAGAGGCTGCGTTCCCACGCCTTTCATTTACAGTGTTTTGGTGCACACGTATGGCGTAGAGAGAAGGATCGAAGACGCAGTCGATACATTCTTGGAGATGGAGAGAAATGGCATTAAGCCTGATGTGGTTGTGTACAATGCGCTGATCAGTGCATTTTGCAAGGCCAACAAATTTGGAAATGCTTTCAGGGTGGTTGGGGACATGGAGGACAAATCCATTGCTCCTGTCTCTAGAACATTCAATATCATACTAAATGGCTTGATTTCAAATGGTAGAAACGACGAAGCATATAAGGTCTTCCGCCGTATGATTAAATGCTGTGATCCAGACTCGGACACTTATACTATGATAATAAAGATGTTCTGTGACAACAATATGTTGGAGACTGCTCTGAAGGTGTGGAAATACATGGAGAAGAAGCAATTTCTCCCTACCATGCACACCTTTGCAGTGCTAATCAATGGCCTTTGTGAGAGGGGTGAAATCAGCCGTGCTTGTGTTATGTTAGAAGATATGATGGAAAAGGGAATCAGACCGCCGGGTACAACATTTGGAAAATTGAGGCACTTGTTGCTGAAGGAAGGCAGGAAAGATGTCCTTGAATTTCTTGTGGCAAAGATGAATGTTCTTATCGAAGAACCTCTATATGATTGA